The genomic region CCTGCTCCGCTGCCGTTGCGACATCAACGACCGAGACCTCCCACCACCTCTCACCGCTGCTGGAAAGCTCCTGGTCGCTCCGGACGTAGGCGATCTGCTGGCCATCGGGAGACCACCGAGGCGCGTAACACCGCTGACGAGTGTTGGAGATATGAGAGAGCTGCCGCTTCTGGCCATTGCTCACCACCACCGTCCAGAGATTGGATGCGCCGGAAACCGACGAGCAGTAGGCAATCTGCTGGCCGTCGGGAGACCAGGCGAAATCGGACCCGATGCGCCGATTGTAGGGCGTGACATAAAAACCGCTGAGGTTAATTCCCCCCTGCGTCACCGGACGCGGGTTGCCACCGACGGCGGGAACGAGCCAGATATCCACGGCTCCCGCCGAATGACGGAGAAACGCCACCTGCGTCCCATCGGGTGACCAGCGCGGATCAAATCCATCGGTCGCAATCTCAATTTGTTGCCCGGGACGGCGGAGCGACCGGATGATAATCTGCGATCGAGTCAGGTCCCCTCCCGCGCCCTGATCTTTCTTGGCCTGAAAGACAACGCTTTCGCCATCGGGAGAGACATGGGGCCAGAGTTCCAGGCCGACTTCCGTGGTGACCTGAGATTCATCGGGGCGATCAGCAGTCACCAGCCACAAGTCTGATTCCTCTTTCGATCCGTAAGTGAGAATCCGCGAGCCGTCACGGGATACATCGGAAACGAGACTATCGCCTTCGCCCAATGTCACCTGGAGGGGAGTGGAGGAGTTCACCGTCACCAGACACGTCTGAAACAAACCGTGACGGTAGGAGCTGTAAAGGATCCGTCGGCCATCTGGATGCCAGATGGGATTGCGATCTTCAGCCGCATCGTGAGTGATCTGAAGGGGATTCTGTCCGTTGAGGTCGGAGATCCAGAGATCGGATTGCCCGTTGCGTTGATCCACATAAACGATGCGATCCTCATCGGGCGAGAGACCGAATTCATGAGCCCGATCAGTGGAGGGATTGAAGGAAGTGATCTGGCGAACCTCTCGGTCAGCGAGCGAGAGGGCAAACAGGTTGAATCTCATCTCAAAATAGATGGCGTTGCTTTTAGCCGACCACAGTTTCAGATCGGGAACCAAACCGGGCGCCGGTCCGAGGACTTTCACCAACATCGGCGTTCCCCCCAGAGCCGGAATCGTCCAGATGCCCAGTTGGCCGCCACGATCGGACACAAAGGCGATGAATTGTCCATCGGGTGACCATATCGGATAGAGGTCTTGCCACGGGTCCGACGTGATCTGAATGGGCTCGCCCCCGCTGATCTGCTTGACCCAGATATCCCGATCTCCTCCTCGGGTCGAGGAAAAGACGATGAAGTTCCCATCGGGGGAGAACTTGGCGCGACTTTCAAACGCCGTCTCCCGCCGTTCGCCTTTCCAACTGACAAGCGTCACCCGTTCGAGCGACTGAAGATCAATCGCCGGTCTCTCCACTTGCCGGGAGCGATACCAGAGGATCCCACCCAGGGCGAGAAGCAGGCTCACCGCTGACACCGCCAGCCAGGACTGCCGAAAGCGACGGGTGCGGACGTCCGAATGGGTCCACTGAGTGATTCGCGTCATGCCGGAGAAGGCGCGGAGTCGGCTGAGGCTCAAGCCCTTTCGCTCGGCCAGAGCGATGAGCGCCTGCTTCATCTCGGCGGCCGATTGAAATCGGTCGTTGGGATCTTTGCGGAGAGCCTTCCTCACAATGCGTTCGAGTTCAATGTCTATGTCCGATCGCTGCTGGCTGAGCGGCGGAGGTTCATCGTGGAGAATGGCATGCAAGGTGTCAACCGTCGTGGCCCCTGCAAACGGGGTCTTCCCGGCGAGCATCTCGTAAAGCACAATGCCGAGAGAAAACAGATCGCTCCGTCCATCCACCGGTTCGCAGTGAATTTGCTCGGGCGACATGTAGCGCGCCGTGCCGATCACCATGCCCCCCGTCGTCAAATCCGACGTCTCGCTACCCCCTCCCTCTGAGGGGGAGAACGGGGGCAGTTGCTTCGCCAGCCCGAAATCGAGGACCACGGCCATCTCGCGCTCGTTGATGATGATGTTGGACGGCTTGATGTCTCGATGAATGATTCCCCGAGAGTGAGCCGCTTCTAACGCATCGGTGATGTCGA from Blastocatellia bacterium harbors:
- a CDS encoding protein kinase, encoding MSEFEAGTTVAHYQITGFIGRGGMAEVYKAVDLRLGRTVAIKFLSSTLARDPVARQRFLREAQTASSLSHPNICTIYEVNEQDNRPYIVMEYIEGITLKEILDRGPLPVETALGFALDITDALEAAHSRGIIHRDIKPSNIIINEREMAVVLDFGLAKQLPPFSPSEGGGSETSDLTTGGMVIGTARYMSPEQIHCEPVDGRSDLFSLGIVLYEMLAGKTPFAGATTVDTLHAILHDEPPPLSQQRSDIDIELERIVRKALRKDPNDRFQSAAEMKQALIALAERKGLSLSRLRAFSGMTRITQWTHSDVRTRRFRQSWLAVSAVSLLLALGGILWYRSRQVERPAIDLQSLERVTLVSWKGERRETAFESRAKFSPDGNFIVFSSTRGGDRDIWVKQISGGEPIQITSDPWQDLYPIWSPDGQFIAFVSDRGGQLGIWTIPALGGTPMLVKVLGPAPGLVPDLKLWSAKSNAIYFEMRFNLFALSLADREVRQITSFNPSTDRAHEFGLSPDEDRIVYVDQRNGQSDLWISDLNGQNPLQITHDAAEDRNPIWHPDGRRILYSSYRHGLFQTCLVTVNSSTPLQVTLGEGDSLVSDVSRDGSRILTYGSKEESDLWLVTADRPDESQVTTEVGLELWPHVSPDGESVVFQAKKDQGAGGDLTRSQIIIRSLRRPGQQIEIATDGFDPRWSPDGTQVAFLRHSAGAVDIWLVPAVGGNPRPVTQGGINLSGFYVTPYNRRIGSDFAWSPDGQQIAYCSSVSGASNLWTVVVSNGQKRQLSHISNTRQRCYAPRWSPDGQQIAYVRSDQELSSSGERWWEVSVVDVATAAEQ